Genomic segment of Candidatus Binataceae bacterium:
GTGCCGAGAGCTTTTCCCATCCGATACCGAGGCGATCGGCGACGCCGGGGCGGTATTCTTCGACAATCACGTCGGCGCGCATGGCCAGCCGCAGATATATTTCCTTGCCCGGTTGAGTCTTAAAGTTAAGTCCAATCGACTTCTTGTTACGATTGAGCGCATTGAACGGCGAGCTGCTGAAGCCCGCGCCCGGTCCCTGCAGGCCAGCCGTGCCGGCCTGCTGCGCGCGGCGACCGGTCGGCGGCCCCGGCTCTTCGATCTTGATCACTTCGGCGCCGAGGTCGGCAAGGATCATCGTGCAGAACGGTCCCGGCGCGAGCTTGGTCAGATCGAGCACTTTGATACCTGAAAGCGGCGCTGGTGAAGGCATCGGAATTCTCCTTGAGCGTTATCGAGCAGTGAAGATGCGCAGTCGCGTTTCATAGTTCGCGATCGCAGACCTTTAAATCGTTTTGCGGTGACGGTGCAACCGCGACCTAGTCGGGAGGCGGCATACCGGGCATTACGATACCGGGTATGCCATTGGTTGCCGGTTGATCGGCGCTTTGATCGTCGCTCGGTTGTTGCGGCGGTTGCCATACCGGCGGCGCGCCCGGATCGGCCTGCGCGTCGTTGTTGTCGTTGTTGTCACTGTTGTCGTTGTTGTTGTCGTCGTTATTGCTGTCGGGCACCGCAGCCTGGGAATTGTCCTCGGGTGGCGGCTGAACGATCCCGGGCGGCGGGTAGTTCGCGTCAACCTGCGGATTCGAGGGCGAAGCAGGAACCGCGTCCTGCGGCGGCGCGGCCGCAACACCCGGATAGATCGGCGCAGGCGCAGGGGCGTCGCTCATCCCGGCAGCAGGCGCAGTGCTATGGTTCATCGCGACCGCCACAGGATGTGCGGAGGCTGAGAAATCGGACGCGTGAAAACTCTTGAACGACGCGAATACCATCGCGATCAGAATCATCAACGCGGCAATGAAAGATAATCTGCCTAACATTACTAATTGCGATTCTAACGCGCCGAGGCTGCGTAAGACTAATCGATCAGATTACGGCGGCGCGAACCTTCGCGAGCCGGTCAGCGAGCGACTTGAGACCTTTCACCATGTGCATGCCGTACCAATGCAGATCGCGCCCGCTGACGATCAGCACGCGGCGGCTGAGCGCAGGCGGCAGCATCGGCTTCAGTTCGGCAACATCGTCGTCGCCGAATTCGTAAGGCTCGTCGGGCAGAATCACGATGTCGGGACGGCGCGCCAGGACCTCGTCGAGGGTAGTCACAGGATAGCGCTCGCCGGCGGATGCAAACACGTTGTTGAAGCCGAGCATCCGCAAGACATCGTGCGCGTAGGTGTCGGCGTTGAAAGTCATCCAGGGTTTTTTCCAGATCGGACAAAAAACGCGCAGCCGCATCTTGTTCCAGATGCCGAGGCCCGCCTCGATACCGCCGACCGCCAGCGTGATTTGCCGCGCCAGCGCTCCCGCGGCGGCCTCGCGCTTGAGCACGCGTCCGAGCTTGAGGATCGAATCGACCGCGCCGGGGATCGTACGCGGATAGGTCGTGAACACGGCGATTCCATGCGAGCGGATTCGATCGACGTCTTCGCGCCGGTTCTCCTCCGCGTTGGCGATTACCAGGTCAGGCTCGAGTGCTGCGATCGCACGAATATCGGGATTCTTGGTGCCGCCGACTTTTTGTATCGACGCGACCTTGCCCTCAGGCGAGACGCAGAACTTCGTGATACCAACGATTTCCTGCTCGAATCCGAAACTGAAAAGCGTCTCCGTCCAGCTCGGCACCAGCGAGACGATCCGCACCGGCGCCGCGGGCAAATCGACGCGAAACCCTAAATCGTCGCTAACCTGAATCTGCCCACTCATCGCGCTACTTCATTTCTTCCTGGCGACAGCCTCCAGGGCCTGGCGATCACTTTCGGTCAAGTTCTCGTTGCTCGTCGATTCTGATGCGGGCGAGGCAATCGGATGATCGGGTGGGCGGTACGCCAGGTAGTGAACTGCTTGTGGCAGCATCATGCGGCGGAATAGGAAGCCGGCTATGAGCGCGGTCAGCGCCATCACCAGCAGAATCGTGGGGCGGCGGCGTTTGGGGCGGGAGCGGCGCGGCGCGGGAGCCGCTTTTGCGGTTCTGCGCGGCCTTACACTAGTCGACTGCACCCGCTTCGCCATACCACCCAACCTCGATGATGCTACCGTACAGGTGCGCGAAACAAAACTGCGCGCATCCATTTGGCGACTAGCGCCGACGGCGGCAGCTCATCGAAATGCGCGGCGCCGTTGTACCAATCGACGCCGATTTCCCGGGCGCGGCGGCTCATCCTGGCGATGCGAAAAAACGCGCGATGCCGCCGGCCGTAGAAGTTTCGCGCCGCGAACGAGAGAATCTTAAGCTTGCGCCCGACCGTGCCGCGATGAAGCGCGCGATCGTATTGGTTGAGCGCCATGTTATCGCCTGCGCTGAATTTCGCGACCGCTTCGGCAGCGAGCTTGCCGTGCTCGAACGCACAGGAAATGCCCTCGCCCATCAACGGATCGACTCCGGCCGCATCGCCAGCAAGGATCACCCTGCCCTGCGCGTATCGATCCGATTCATCGAACCATCGAATTGGGAACGCGTGCCAGTTCATGCTGCGATGGCCCAGATCATCAAGCGGGAGTTCGGGAAACGCGCGCCGCAGTTCGGAAAGCATCAGCGACTGCTCACCCGCGATACCGTGGTCTTCGCGCGGCAGTTGGTCGTAGATACCGACGTTCAGATGAGGCTGGCCGTCGATCAGACAGGGAAACGACCATGAGTAACCCTTGATACCGCCGCCGACGCATCGAAAGTCGAAGACGTAGCGATGCTCGATGAATTCGCGCGCGGCCTCCGGGTTAACCGCGATATCTCTCATGAGCGCGCGGCCCAGATTTTCCTTGCCGTCGCCGAAGATCGAGCGCCGAATCCGGCTCCCGGAGCCATCGGCGCCGATCACAACGCTGGCCGCGATCGCGCCGCGATCGGTCGCAACACGAACGCCGGATGGGTCCTGTGCCGCGCCGGCAATACGGCAGCGCTCGACGATCTGGAGACCGGCGGCGCGCGCCTTGTGCGCGAGCATCGCGTCGAACTGATCGCGCCGGATCACTGTACACAATGTGTCACCGCGAGTGAGATCGACGTCGCCGACCTCGGTCCGTGCAGCGCCGCGCATCACATCGACCGCGGGAACATCGAGCGTGATTCCGAGCTCATCGAGCGCCAGCATCGTCTTGGGAATCAAACCGCCGGCGCAGGTCTTGAAGCGCGGATGCGCCGCTTTGTCGATCGCGACGACACGGCCGGCCATCTCCGGATGCGCCTTCAACAGATAGAGCGCGGTCGCGAGTCCGGCGGGACCGGCACCGGCGATCAGCACATCGCATTTGCGCGGAAACTCCATTGACGCTTCAACCGGTAGCATCGCGCACGATGCGGCGAAAGAAGGCATCAAAATGCAAGCGGCACGACGATTTCTCGCCGTGCCGCTCGAGCTGCTTCAATTGACTAGCCGTTTCGTGATTAGCCCTGGCCTTGCTCCGATGGCGGCTTGATCACGGTGTAGAGGGTGGCCGCGCCGCGCTGAACCAGCAGCAGCGCCGGCTTCTTCGAGTCCTTGGCCGCTTTGGCCTTGGCGACGAAATCGTTCACGGTCGCGACCTTGTTGTGATCGATTTCGAGCACAACGTCACCGGGCTGAAGGTCGGCATCCGCCGCCGGGCTGTCAGGATTCACCTTGCGCACGACGACGCCCTTGGTGATGTCAATATGGAGCTGCTGCGCGAGGTCGGGCGTCAGATCGCCGACCTGCATACCCCAGCTGCCGCCCTGATCTTCCGCTTTGGCGGTCTGCACCGTGGGTTCGGTGCGCTCACCGGTCGTGACCTGTACGGTCATGTGCTTGCCGTTGCGGATGATCTCGACGGGCACCGACTTGTTGATCGGAGTTTCCGCGACAAGAGCGGGCAGCTCGTGCTCGTCGTGAACGTCGTGACCGTTGAACTTGATCACGATATCGCCGCGCTCGATTCCGCCCTTCGCCGCAGGTCCGTCCTTGTCAACCTTCGCCACCAAGGCGCCGGTCGCCTGCGCGAGGCCGAACGACTGCGCGAGGTCGTTGGTGACTTCCTGGATCTCGACGCCGAGCCATCCGCGGATCACGCGGCCGTGGGCCTTGAGCTGATCCATCACGTTCTTGGCGAGGTCGATGGGAATCGCGAAACCGATACCGACGTTGGAGCCGGTGCGGCTGTAGATCGCGGTATTGATACCGATAACCTGGCCTTCGGCGTTGAAGAGCGGACCGCCCGAGTTGCCGGGATTGATCGACGCGTCGGTCTGGATGAAGTCGTCGTAGTCGCCACCGAGGATCCTGCCCTTGGCCGATACGATACCGGCGGTTACGGTGGTGCCGACGCCGAACGGATTGCCGATTGCTATCACCCAGTCACCGATCTGGGTGTCGCCTGATACGCCGAGGGGAGCAACCGGAAGCGGAACCTTGTCCTTGGTGTCGATCTTGATTAGCGCGAGGTCGGTCTTGGGATCTTTGCCGATGACCTTGGCAGTGAATTCGCGCTTGTCGAAGAGCTGCACGTCGATTTCGTCGGCGTTACCAACAACGTGGTTGTTGGTCAGGATATATCCGTCTGGCGATACGATTACGCCCGAGCCGAGACCATGCTGCTTGTACTCGCGCGGCATGCCCTGGCCGAAGAAGCGCCGGAACTGCTCAAAAGGATCGCCTTGCATTGGGCCGCCACCGCCCTGACCACCCTGATCTCCCGGGCCACCGCCCTGATCGCCTTCGCCGGGTCCTGCGTTAGGATCGCCGCCCTCATCTCCAGGGCCTTGAAAGCCACCGAACGGACCGCCGGAAATCTTGACGTCCTGAACGATCTTGACGCTCACGACCGCCGGCATGACGCGCTTGACGAGCGGCGCGAACGAGGAAATGACGCCGACGCGCTCGTTGGGCTCGGGGGTGTTGGGCTTGGCCGGCTCCGACGCCATCGGCATCGAGTTGCCCGCCGAAGGCGACGGCGCCGCACTTGAGTCGTCGCCTGAACCCCAGAACGGGAAGGCGCCGGCTTGATGGGCGAAAACTACAACCAGACCGATCAGGACGCCGCCCGCGATAGCGGCGAACTTCTTAACCATGAACTCCTCCTGGAAAGGCTTGCATGTAAAGGGTCGGCTTCACGCCTCGACCCTCATCTATCGGACGATAAATCCGCCACTAAATTCAGCATCCACCTGTATTTCCCTGGCCCGAGACGATGCATGCGCTCCAGCCGCCGGCGGACATCTTGAACCATTCTAATAAATCAGAATGAGTCATTAAAGAAAATTACCTTTCTATATGAGGACGACCTAAGCGGCCCGTAGAGACTGGAAATCGACGATGGCTAACGGTCTGCAATTCGCCTGAGTCGAGGCCGGGGCGGCAATTCCGCCAAATTCGGAGCAGTTGCCATCGCAATGAAATCGCAGACCGCTTCGCGCAGTTCCGCGATCGCAAGTCCCATATGTTCGGCCGGAAGCTGATCGAGCTTGGCCATCGCGCGGCTACATAGCGATCGTGCGCCTTCACGATTGCCTCGTTCGGCGTGCAGGATCGCGACTGCGGCCTGAATCAGACCCTGGTAGAAGAGCTTCTCGTCGCCCTGCGAGCGCTTCCAGACTTCTTCCCAGGCCTCATGGCATTCAAAGAAGCGGCCGGCGTTGAAGAGTTCCACCCCGTTTTCGAAATGCTCCGCAGGCGACTTCACGATGGAAATATAGCTTGAAAATGCAGTGGGGTGGGCGTCTCTGCCCGCCATTGACACGCGCGAGCCGGATGGCTCGCGCCACCGATTGTTGCCTGCAGAATAGACGCGCGGGAAGACCCGCGCATCTTAACGGCGGGCAAGGACGCCCGCCCCACTACATCTTCCTCGGAAAGACTTCGTAGCTTAACCGCCGTGGCCGTGGCGTAGCAGGCGGCCCGAGGTTGCGCCCGTGGCGAGGCCGTCGCTCATTGTGACTTCGCCATTGACGACGATTGCCTGGTAGCCCTTCGCCCTGCGGATTCGCCGCCACTCGCCGCCCGGCAGATCGTATACCTTCTCCATCGGGCCGACTGCGAGCTTGTCGAGGTCGTACACGATCACGTCGGCCGGCGCGCCTTCGCGCAGCGTGCCGCGATCGCGGAATCCCGCGCACATGGCAGGCAGGGCGCTCAACCGCCAGTGCGCATCCTCGAGTGGCAGCATCCCGCGCTCGCGCACGAGATTGGCCAGGAACTCGGTGGGGTACTGGCCGCCGGTGAAAAACTTGGTATGCGCGCCGCCGTCGGAAACACCCGGAATCAGGTACGGGTATTCGAGCATCTCCTTCATGAAGTCCATGTTCTGATTCGGTCCGGGTGCGTAAAATTCCGCGTTGAGATCGTCGGCGACGGCGAGATCGAGCATCGCGTCCACGGGATGCTTCCCCGTGCGCTCCGACAGTTCGCGCAGCGTAAGACCTTCTTTGTCCTTCAGCTCAGCGCGCTCCACCTGGCTCACAAAGATTTGATCGAACTGATCGGTGATCACGAAAGGCATCTTGCTGCGCAGCGCTTCGCGGCGCGAGGGATCACTGAGCTTCTGCGCGCGTTCCTCGCGCGTTCCGGTCGTGGCATCACACCACGCCTGGCATTCATCGAACAGGTTCCAGTCGATAAACGTGAACGCCATGCCGGTATCCACCGTGACGGCCTGACCGTAAACGGGGATTCCGCGCTGACGGCAACTCTCGAGCCACTCGATCGTCTGGCGATGAACCATGGGCCGCGAGTCGCGCGGCTGCACGACATTGTAGAGCACGGGCCGCCCGCTTATCTGCGCGAGCTGCTCGAAATGGTTCATGTCATGCATCGGGTCGGTCGAGACCAGCGTCATCTGCACGAAGCCCTCGTTGCGCCGCGCGAGCACGCGCGCGAGCGCGAGGCAGGTTTCATCAGCCATCAGGTCGGAGACCATCGGCGTGCCGTCGAAATCGCGCTGCACGCATGCGGGCCCGTTGGGATCGAGCCGCTGCGCCGACCATCCGCAGGCACCGGCATCCATCGCCTCGTCGAGTAGACGGCAGATCTCGCGCTCCTCGGCCTCTGTCGGCGGACGTGACTTGGCGTTATCAAGCCCCATCACATAAGTGAGCAGCGGAGAGACCGGCACATACGGCAGGATGTTAAGCGTCTTCGGATGACGGTCGATACTGTCGAGGAACTCGGGGAACGTGGTCCAGTCCCACGGCATCCCGGCTTTCATCGAGGCATACGGGATCGCTTCGACGCGCGTCATCGTGAGCATCGCGCGCTCGCGTCCCTCCGGATGCACCGGGGCGAAGCCGAAGCCGCAGTTACCGATCACGATCGAGGTCACACCGTGCCAGCTCGAAATCGAGCAGCTTGGATCCCAGAAGAGCTGAGCATCGTAATGCGTATGCAGGTCGACGACGCCGGGAGCGACGATCATGCCGCTCGCGTCGATAACCTTGGCGCCATCGCTGGAGCGCAGGCGGCCAATCTTCGCGATACGGCCGTTCCTAACCCCGATATCGCCGCGAAAACGCGGCATCCGGGTGCCATCGATAATCATTCCGTCGCGAATAACGAGGTCGAAATCCGCCATGATCCCATCCTCCAGCCCGAAGGCGCAGGTCTTGCGCCAGTTACTCGCACCGATTGAAAGAACTGTCAATGATTCTAATGCAGAAAGTCGGTGGCGCTTATGGCGGCCTCGCGAAGGGAGAGAAGAAAAAGATCACCACAAAGACACTTAGTTAAAGACACGAAGTCACGAAGGTAGGCAAGGACGGCGCGGATGCGCCGTCCTTGCCAATTATTCTTGTGCCTTCGTGCTTCTGTCTTCGTGCCTTGGTGGCGATCTTTTTTTCTTCTCAGCGGCGGGTGACGCCCTCTTCTACTTCCACGCCGACGGGCACCAGGATGCGCACGACCATGTTGTAGAACGCAACATTTTGCACCAGCTCCATCATCCGCCGCCGATCGAGAAAGCCGAGCGCCCCGTTCCAGGTCGAATCGCTGACCTTGACGTTCTGGGTCGCTTCGACGGCATAGCGGATAATCGCACGCTCCTGATCGTTGAAATGCGGCGAGCGCTCCCAATCGGCGAGCGCCTCGAGCTGCGCGCGCGGGACGCCGACGCTGCGCGCCAGATTCCAATGATGCGTGAATTCGTACTGGGCCTCCGTGAGCCGGCCGACCGTCATCAGCGCAAGCTCGCGCAGCTTCGGATCGAGCGCGGTGCCGTTTCGCAACTCGCCGCCCAGCGCCAAAAATCGCCGCAGCAGATTCGGAGTATTGGCGAGCGCACGAAAGATGTTCCCAACATTCCCACGCTCGCGAGTCAGGTTGTCGAAAATCTCCCGATCAGCCTCGGGCAGATCGTCACGGTTAAGATAAGGAACGCGCGCCGCCATCGATTATGTCCTCCAGTTATTGTGGTCGGACAGTAGCAATCAAAAAGATCACCACCAAGACACGAAGGGCGCCAAGGCAGAGTCGAGGGCGCGAAGCGCGCCGTCTTAATGGCGGGCAGGGACGCCCACCCTACTAACTTCAAACGGAAAATCAAAAGGACGGCGTCAGCGCCGTCCTTCTTTGTGACCTTCGTGTCTTGGTGGTGATCTTGTTCTGCCTACGCGAAGAGCATCTCGGACATCGATCCGCCCGGCGGGATCATCGGCATCACCGCTTCTTCTTTCGGGATCACCACGTCGATCAGCACCGGTCCCGGCGTTGCGAAGGCTTCTTTCATTGTTGCAACGAGGTCTTTTGACTTCTCGATACGGAAGCCGTGCGCGCCATATGCTTCTGCGAGCTTGACGAAGTTCGGTACTGACATCGCGGAGTACGAGTAACGCTCCTGGTAGAACTTCTCCTGCCACTGCCGGACCATCCCGAGGAAATGATTGTTCAGGATGATCACCTTGATATCGACGCCGTACTGAACCGCCGTGCCGAGCTCCTGGATATTCATCTGGATCGAGCCGTCGCCCGACACCACGATCACCGGCTTGTCGGGCGCGGCGAACTTGGCGCCGATTCCGGCCGGCAGGCCGTAGCCCATCGTGCCGAGGCCGCCCGAGGTCAGCCACGAGCGCGGATTCTCAAACGGAAAGAGCTGCGCCACCCACATCTGATGCTGTCCCACGTCGGTCGCGACGATGCAGTCGCCCTTGGTGAGATTGTGCATCTCCTCGATCACGCTCAGCGGCGATACGCTCTCGCGCTCCTTGGCGTCGCGCTCGTAGAGCGGGCGGTCCTTCTGCCACTGCATGATCTGCTGATGCCATTTGGCCCAGTCGGCGTGGCGTTTGCCGATACTCTCGTGGCTTTTGATCTGCACGAGCATGTCAGTGAGCACCGACTTGATGTCACCGACGATCGGAATATCGACTTTGACATTCTTGGAGATCGACGAGGGGTCGATATCCATGTGAATGATCGTCTCGGCCTTGGGAGCGAAGTCCGCGATCCGTCCGGTAACGCGATCATCGAAGCGCGCGCCGACGGCTATCAGGCAATCGGTGTTAACGACCGCCGTGTTGGTGCCATACGAGCCGTGCATCCCGAGCATCCCGAGCCGCAGCGGATCGGAGGCATTCATCGAGCCGAGGCCCATCAGCGTTTCGGTGACCGGAATATGCAGCCCACGCACCAACTCGCGCAGCTCGGGCGCAGCGCCCGACCATTGCACACCGCCGCCGACATAGAAGAGCGGGCATGAGCTTTTTTCGATGGCTTCGATCGCGCGCTCGATTTGGCGTGGATTGCCCTTGAACGTAGGCTTGTAGCCGCGCAGCTCGACTTTGTCGGGATATTTGAAAATGTGCTCGGCCTGCTGCACGTCGCGCGGCAGATCGACGACGACCGGTCCGGGCCGGCCAGTACCCGCGATGAAGAAGGCTTCTTTGATCGTTTTGGCGACGTCCTTGACGTTCTTGACCAGGAAATTGTGCTTGGTGCACGGCCGCGTGATTCCCACGAAGTCGGCTTCCTGAAACGCGTCGTTGCCGATAAGCGAGGTCGGGACCTGCCCCGACAGAACGACCATCGGCGTGGAATCCATATAGGCGTCGGCGATACCCGTGACGGCATTGGTCGCGCCCGGCCCCGACGTTACGATGCATACGCCCGGGCGGCCGCTCACGCGCGCGTAGCCCTCGGCCATGTGCGTGGCGCCTTGCTCATGGCGCACGAGCACGTGCTTGATAGGAGAATCGAGGAGCGCGTCGTAGGTTGGCAGGATCGCGCCTCCGGGGTAGCCGAAGACGACATCGGCTCCCTCGGCGAGGAGGCTCTCGATCACGATCTGGGATCCCTTGAGTTTCTTCATCTAATACTTTCGAGGCGGAATAGTAGAAGAGCTAAGCGTATATCAGGGCGGGCGAGCCTACAACGTGCGCTCCGACTGCGTCGCGAGCGCGGCTCGGCTAGGCTCGAAGCCGTGAAAATCCACCTCTTCGAGCGCGCGCAGCTGGTGCCCTATCCGCTCAGGATGACTTTCGATTTTTTCAATGTTCCGCGCAATCTCGAGCGCCTGATGCCCGCGTTCCTGCACTTCGAATTTTTAAGTGAGCCCCCTCCGGTAGCGCTCGAAGGCACGGTTCTCGAGTATCGATTCCAGCTTTACGCCGTTCCGATCAAATGGCGGACGAAGATCGTGCTCGTCGAGCCGCCGCTTAGGTTTGTCGATATCCAGGAAAAAGGCCCCTACGCCTTCTTTCGGCATACACACGACTTCCGCGCGGTCGGCGATCAAACCGAGATGATGGATCGCGTCGAGTACGCGATACCGTTCGGACCGCTCGGCGAGATCGCGCGGCTTCTGTTCGTCGATCGCAGCCTGCGCGAGATCTTCGACTATCGTCAGCGCGAGCTCGGCGCGGCGATGAGGAGCGCAGTTTCAGGTACCCTTCTCAAATCAGGAAGAGAAGTTTGAGCAATCGATGCTTTTCCGCGAGCCCGTTCTGTCTGGCCTGCGCGCTCGCCTAGTAGTGCGGAGCGGATTGGAAGGTGGCGCCCTGATCGGTGCCCATTACTTCGAAGGTCTGGTTTAGCGGCGCGTACATGCCGCGCACGGTCAGCGTTTGGCCCGGTTCGAGTTTCTCGAACACGTCGGCGTCGAGGCCCTGGGTCTGGAAATTCGGCCGGTATTGTTCGACCTGCTGCCACACGTCGGGCCAATGCACGATCTGCTGCGGATCGTCTACCCAAGCGTCCTTGAGGATAAACTTGTAGGTCTTGTTCTTCACACCGAAGGTGACGACCTGTTGATTTCCGTATATCTGCCCCGGAGCCGGTTTGGTGACCACAACTGTCGTGGGAAGCGGCGGACCCATCCGCGACAACTGCGCAAAGGCCACTGGTGAGACCGCGATCGCCGCGACTATGATAAGCGCCGAGTAGTACCGCGCCCCAGCCTTCATATTCATCAGAAACTGCGTCCTCTGCTTCGATAATATGGCCAGGGAATGATGCGGACAACTG
This window contains:
- a CDS encoding helical backbone metal receptor, coding for MSGQIQVSDDLGFRVDLPAAPVRIVSLVPSWTETLFSFGFEQEIVGITKFCVSPEGKVASIQKVGGTKNPDIRAIAALEPDLVIANAEENRREDVDRIRSHGIAVFTTYPRTIPGAVDSILKLGRVLKREAAAGALARQITLAVGGIEAGLGIWNKMRLRVFCPIWKKPWMTFNADTYAHDVLRMLGFNNVFASAGERYPVTTLDEVLARRPDIVILPDEPYEFGDDDVAELKPMLPPALSRRVLIVSGRDLHWYGMHMVKGLKSLADRLAKVRAAVI
- a CDS encoding NAD(P)/FAD-dependent oxidoreductase, whose protein sequence is MLPVEASMEFPRKCDVLIAGAGPAGLATALYLLKAHPEMAGRVVAIDKAAHPRFKTCAGGLIPKTMLALDELGITLDVPAVDVMRGAARTEVGDVDLTRGDTLCTVIRRDQFDAMLAHKARAAGLQIVERCRIAGAAQDPSGVRVATDRGAIAASVVIGADGSGSRIRRSIFGDGKENLGRALMRDIAVNPEAAREFIEHRYVFDFRCVGGGIKGYSWSFPCLIDGQPHLNVGIYDQLPREDHGIAGEQSLMLSELRRAFPELPLDDLGHRSMNWHAFPIRWFDESDRYAQGRVILAGDAAGVDPLMGEGISCAFEHGKLAAEAVAKFSAGDNMALNQYDRALHRGTVGRKLKILSFAARNFYGRRHRAFFRIARMSRRAREIGVDWYNGAAHFDELPPSALVAKWMRAVLFRAPVR
- a CDS encoding DegQ family serine endoprotease is translated as MVKKFAAIAGGVLIGLVVVFAHQAGAFPFWGSGDDSSAAPSPSAGNSMPMASEPAKPNTPEPNERVGVISSFAPLVKRVMPAVVSVKIVQDVKISGGPFGGFQGPGDEGGDPNAGPGEGDQGGGPGDQGGQGGGGPMQGDPFEQFRRFFGQGMPREYKQHGLGSGVIVSPDGYILTNNHVVGNADEIDVQLFDKREFTAKVIGKDPKTDLALIKIDTKDKVPLPVAPLGVSGDTQIGDWVIAIGNPFGVGTTVTAGIVSAKGRILGGDYDDFIQTDASINPGNSGGPLFNAEGQVIGINTAIYSRTGSNVGIGFAIPIDLAKNVMDQLKAHGRVIRGWLGVEIQEVTNDLAQSFGLAQATGALVAKVDKDGPAAKGGIERGDIVIKFNGHDVHDEHELPALVAETPINKSVPVEIIRNGKHMTVQVTTGERTEPTVQTAKAEDQGGSWGMQVGDLTPDLAQQLHIDITKGVVVRKVNPDSPAADADLQPGDVVLEIDHNKVATVNDFVAKAKAAKDSKKPALLLVQRGAATLYTVIKPPSEQGQG
- a CDS encoding DUF309 domain-containing protein; the encoded protein is MKSPAEHFENGVELFNAGRFFECHEAWEEVWKRSQGDEKLFYQGLIQAAVAILHAERGNREGARSLCSRAMAKLDQLPAEHMGLAIAELREAVCDFIAMATAPNLAELPPRPRLRRIADR
- a CDS encoding amidohydrolase family protein; protein product: MADFDLVIRDGMIIDGTRMPRFRGDIGVRNGRIAKIGRLRSSDGAKVIDASGMIVAPGVVDLHTHYDAQLFWDPSCSISSWHGVTSIVIGNCGFGFAPVHPEGRERAMLTMTRVEAIPYASMKAGMPWDWTTFPEFLDSIDRHPKTLNILPYVPVSPLLTYVMGLDNAKSRPPTEAEEREICRLLDEAMDAGACGWSAQRLDPNGPACVQRDFDGTPMVSDLMADETCLALARVLARRNEGFVQMTLVSTDPMHDMNHFEQLAQISGRPVLYNVVQPRDSRPMVHRQTIEWLESCRQRGIPVYGQAVTVDTGMAFTFIDWNLFDECQAWCDATTGTREERAQKLSDPSRREALRSKMPFVITDQFDQIFVSQVERAELKDKEGLTLRELSERTGKHPVDAMLDLAVADDLNAEFYAPGPNQNMDFMKEMLEYPYLIPGVSDGGAHTKFFTGGQYPTEFLANLVRERGMLPLEDAHWRLSALPAMCAGFRDRGTLREGAPADVIVYDLDKLAVGPMEKVYDLPGGEWRRIRRAKGYQAIVVNGEVTMSDGLATGATSGRLLRHGHGG
- a CDS encoding carboxymuconolactone decarboxylase family protein; translated protein: MAARVPYLNRDDLPEADREIFDNLTRERGNVGNIFRALANTPNLLRRFLALGGELRNGTALDPKLRELALMTVGRLTEAQYEFTHHWNLARSVGVPRAQLEALADWERSPHFNDQERAIIRYAVEATQNVKVSDSTWNGALGFLDRRRMMELVQNVAFYNMVVRILVPVGVEVEEGVTRR
- the ilvB gene encoding biosynthetic-type acetolactate synthase large subunit, encoding MKKLKGSQIVIESLLAEGADVVFGYPGGAILPTYDALLDSPIKHVLVRHEQGATHMAEGYARVSGRPGVCIVTSGPGATNAVTGIADAYMDSTPMVVLSGQVPTSLIGNDAFQEADFVGITRPCTKHNFLVKNVKDVAKTIKEAFFIAGTGRPGPVVVDLPRDVQQAEHIFKYPDKVELRGYKPTFKGNPRQIERAIEAIEKSSCPLFYVGGGVQWSGAAPELRELVRGLHIPVTETLMGLGSMNASDPLRLGMLGMHGSYGTNTAVVNTDCLIAVGARFDDRVTGRIADFAPKAETIIHMDIDPSSISKNVKVDIPIVGDIKSVLTDMLVQIKSHESIGKRHADWAKWHQQIMQWQKDRPLYERDAKERESVSPLSVIEEMHNLTKGDCIVATDVGQHQMWVAQLFPFENPRSWLTSGGLGTMGYGLPAGIGAKFAAPDKPVIVVSGDGSIQMNIQELGTAVQYGVDIKVIILNNHFLGMVRQWQEKFYQERYSYSAMSVPNFVKLAEAYGAHGFRIEKSKDLVATMKEAFATPGPVLIDVVIPKEEAVMPMIPPGGSMSEMLFA
- a CDS encoding SRPBCC family protein produces the protein MKIHLFERAQLVPYPLRMTFDFFNVPRNLERLMPAFLHFEFLSEPPPVALEGTVLEYRFQLYAVPIKWRTKIVLVEPPLRFVDIQEKGPYAFFRHTHDFRAVGDQTEMMDRVEYAIPFGPLGEIARLLFVDRSLREIFDYRQRELGAAMRSAVSGTLLKSGREV